ATGTTTATTTGTGACTCCTTGCTCAAGATTTGCCACTGGCGAGAAAGAGTGGACCAGCGTTGTCGTGCGTAGCGCCAGAAGGCCATATCATTAATTATGAGTGTAGTAAATGTTTTCTTCGTTATGCGGGCACTAAAATAATACGTGTTGCAATTTATAATGAGGAAATTCCCCTTTTATTGACCACTTTTCTTACTGACTCGATTCATGACCAATCTCCTACAATGTTTTTTATACGCCACAACCATTCAGCACACACCtatagcagcagcaacaacaactacaTCAACAACATTAACGTTCAGTCTTTTTGACAAGTCTCCAAGCGGGTTTTCATCAGCTGGCGCAGTCACAGCTAGCTTACTGTAAATTGCACCCGGATCTTATCTTTTTATTactgaataataggacatgtttacgtGAACAATAGGACAAGTACGACAAACTTCGAATGCGTGGGGCATACAACCTGAAATTGTTCCAAAATGATTTGCAACGAAAGAGTTTTAGCGTCGCATATAAGAAGTCTAGAATGTTTCCTTCATTCCTTAACCGCGATGAGCTGAGAATCATCATTTTCGGACATAAAGAGACGTGCGTAAGAGGCAGAACAGCGGCAGCTCTTCGCTTTCATTAttgtgtttgttcgtttgtttttttttaattggacgCGGCAGTCTTGCCAAGTGACAAGATGATGATGTGGTTTTGCCAAAAAACGTGAGCACTTGAAAACCGATCGAAGCCGAAATACTACGAAGTATAACAATAAACACATACGTTCAAATGCGCGAAACGAGCTCGCGCGTCAACTTTCTCGTGAATCGGGTTCAGAACGGTGGCGCTGGCGGCTGGGAAGGCAATGACGTTGGGAAGGCAATGGCCTTGTCAGCGATAAAGACGACGCCGGTGACTCAAGCAATGCAAGGACTTGGCAGCGTCAGAAAAAAGGGCATTGCATGTTTACGACTGGTTCAAGCTTTGAGAGCGCGCGCACGCgagcacgagcacacacacacacacacacacacacacacacaaacacacacgcgcgcgcgcgcgcgcgctcgcacacATTGGCATTGACGTTAAAAAAACAAGGATTACAGCAGATCACCCGAAATGTGTTTATGACGTTCACTATATACATTGATTGTTCACATCAACTCAACTATACTCTTTCATCGTTCAAACGCACCCATTACTCAACAGCTATGGTGAGTTTGTGCGGCCGCTCCAGTTCAGTACCTCTGTTGTTTTCCGCGATAACATTAAAGTGTGCAACCAAATATAGACCACTACAGAATTTTCTTAACCACGTTATAATATGAAAacgtttttcttatttttttctctatGACGTTGCTGTTCGTTTGTACATTAGCGATGTAACGAATGGATGCGAGGCAAAAACTGGCTTCACTTTGGCGGTGAGGCGTTGCGAGGCCTACCACTCCAGATTTTTTTTACCTCTTTGAGCACAGCAcggcaacgtcattttgtaacaCCCACTCCCTCTTCCCGTAACAACTACCTATAGTCAAGAGAAATGCTTTTCGTGTTCTCATATCACAAGAAGATGCTTGGGAATCCTCTGCACCTTCTGTGTTTTCTACGTTAACATTTTTACTCGAAGTATGACATAACAACCAGACTTTCAAGAGCCGATCAAAACGAAGAGATAAGTTGCCTTACGCAAGTTAAATACAGCAATTACATCTGCTGTTGTAATCACAGACTATCTATCTCTCTGTTCTGCACTCTCTGTTGGTGCTAACTCCCACGTAACAAAGGCTTTTCGCGCATTAGTACCCGCGCATCTGAGAAAAGTTTGATTAGTTTGGGTGCCTGGACATGAAGGGTTGTTCCTAAATGAAATATTCGACTTCTTAGCGAAGTCGTTAATAAGTGGACCGATTTCACTGTACCGTACCAcccgcttatgtgacggctgcacGATTTCGCAGGCGTGCCGTTATGGAAGTCTTTGCAGACTCAGCACTAACAAATTCCAccgaatatcggcacttattatatccctggaggagatcattttgtcaaacccgtaaactggaagtgtcaattacgaggctgcGCTGCCGTGTACCGAATCTAAATTTCTACCAACACAAGTCTggtcaggcaccttctccactgtgcgcattccGTGGTGAGAAACTATCGATCATTTCTTTTTGACCTGCAGGCGATTTGCTACAGCACGAAAAAACCCTGTTACCTTGACCTTTACCCTTTACCCTGACCTTTACGTGttattggaatgaatttatctgtgcctttGATTTTGTCTTTTGGCGCTACTATTTCGTGTTCTCCagtgcgaaggtttgcgtggctgtgcggAATTACCTCGATGAAACCAATCTGTTAACTGGCTAAATATATACTATCCTCCTGTGCATCACATGCATATATTTTAAAAAAATAGGGTATTGATTTATTTGATTATCTATTACTAATACAAAgaaagctttttattttttttatatacgcATTTGATCGAGCACCGAAATTTCATATAAATGTTTAATGCTATTCTATAACTTCCCTTATTCTAAAGTACTATAAGATTTTAAACACCACtcagttcttggccaatcccccacagtgggtgtgagccatagttgaaggtgaacaagaacaataACAAGTTGTTCTCGCGTGAACACTGGATAAacgtgcgccccgccacggtggtctatagtggtgatggcgctcgactgctgacccggaggtcgcgggatcgaatcccggccgcggcggctgcatttttgatggaggcgaaaatgtctgaggcccgtgtacttagatttaggtgcacgttaaagaaccccaggtggtcgaaatttccggatcctcCACTCTGGCGTctgtcataattatatcgtggttttaggacgttaaaccccagattatattattattattattattattattattgaataaaCGTGCCTCgaggaagacgaagacgagtTCCTTTGTCCAAATTATGCCAAAAATTGGCCTTACCTTATACTAAACGGCCTACTACAAAGTCATTTAAAGGGGATAAATACAACAAATATCTACAAAAAtatcatagctacagatgcctcacaatccgaagaaaaatctaGCATCGGTATTTTCTCCGagaccttcaactggtcattctCATTAAGACTTCCCGATTTCTTAGCAGTAttttcggcggaatttctagcggtgattatggctttacgaaagctcAGCCCACCTACATCAAGCGTGGCCACAGTTACACTCTTATCTTTGTGTTCAGCGCTCGCTGCTAATAGTGattctcaattatcacgtactttcattttcttcttccacccacgtaactttaatcAGATTAATCTGGGCACCGGGCCTCAAAGAGATAAAAATGAACGAAATGGCGGACACTCTGCCGAAAGCCGCTCTCGGTGGTCCGATACTGTCAATTGTTCCTACGTCAGCACTATAATTCTTGACAGacttagaaggcgtgccataattcaagactccagccatagaagctccaagatcccctttcccctttcccttgaataaagtttcactctctctctctccggtaAAACATTAATTACTCATCTGAACGAATATCGACCCCTTGTTCCCTTGGCATAGGAATTTCTGTTCGACAAGAAAATAGGAAGTTATTTTTACAAAATTACGCTGTCGTGTTCCGAAACTAAACTTTTTATATGCATAGAgctggtctggctccttcccctcttcGCTCGTTTTGCAACAAGGACGAAACAGTCGaacattattttttatcatgcaaccGCTTCAATTTACTGAGGAAAAACATTGTCAAGGCGGTGTTTAATCGAGTTAGATTGAAGTTCAttgcttctaatattctatccttgggagcctcctcataaggtcattgtcaccggtatgtctgttccgctgtacaaaaattttaATCTAATCACGGCGGCCTTGATTTCGAATTTCTAAATTAGCATTATTCATTTATTCTAACTATCCTAAAATTCATTAGTAATACAATTCATGTGGACCTTTTATctgtaaattattcgtttcttggccgatccccagagtgggtgtgagccattcacaaagacaatcatcatcatcatcatctcatcatcatcatcatcactgtcgCGGCCGGATCCAGCCTCGGCCTGCGTCTCGACTGTTTTCTCTCAGTCAGCGTTGTTCGCCTCGCTAGCAGCTTATCTGTGAAATGAGTCATTCCAGCTTCCATGTATACGTCAGCTGTCCATGCTGAATAGGACAATCGCTGCCGCTTTgatgctttttaggggcgaagctccttaggcggcacccgttcgtccctcgtagtggtcgtagtagtgagtaacaagtcttacgctttgacctccaaggtggtgccggtgggagatttctcctgtgcgttgttgaacaataaaaaattcgcagcgtgcgcgttaactaaaagccgaattcttcgtctctcattccccattagcagccattggcatgttccagtaggaaacgttagtagaagtagaagtgtaagtgttagctaaaagccgacttcttctgctctcttgccattagcagccatttttacctccaaggtagtgcctggtgagatttctcctgtgcgtgattaaacaataaaaattttgttcaaaacgccgttgattgatgaaataaaccaacgaaagacccagatgttttgtaaaagcagaacgaaagaacaccagatgtttttcttaaagtgtagtagtagtagggtagtagttgcatgtagccacctcgcccgatcgtcaacgggcgaggtggaccggcaacggcgcgaggaccctgccgtacgagagttagatcacactaaaagacatactttgcgggcgatacactctagtgagctttcaacttttcttagtgtacatgataaagaaattatttctacgaaaaacgcaaggcacaccttgagcaatttgtttggttttgggacggtaaatggaaccatgaggcgatgcgaagccggagcacttgcacgatcgcgttccgttggctttcgttgggcatgctaccgactggcgtcgtggaacgcgcgtcctgtcttccctctagccttgcctttaattcgcacagggcgagcggggaatgcggtcgctcttggcgctctttcgctcgggagtggacttcttccttgcatttcaccgatcacaagtgataatgaagggaccacgtaaaccaacagtacaataaaagtttgatgtttaatatatacacgatgtttcacactctttatatatgtactgggcgcatttcacggaagagtttcacggtttacagatgattcctccgtagcttcgccccactcatcatcattcaccccgtggatatgctgtgatttttttttaccatatCGCACCCGCGAAAAATAATGTCTGAAATTAAATCAAGTTAGTGAGAGTTCCAAGGCTTATCAGTGCCCTGTTACAAGAATTAAAAAATACAGCTGGAATCAACTGGTGTCATTATCATTGTCGATGTCCCGGCCCGGCGGCCagatttcgacggaggcaaaactTTAGAGgacttgtgcttagatttaggtgcacgttaaagaatcccaggtagccgaaatttccagagcccgccactacggggtctctcgtaatcatatcgtggttttgggacgtaaaaccccaacaattattattacattgtcGATGTCAAATAGCATAACGGCGGCTTATCGACACTCGCCATGttgtgaaaacgcgccaagcgaAGTAACGCGCTTACTTGCACGCGGAACATTTATAGGCGTTCGAATCTACCTGCGAGGCATGCGCTTGTGGCAATGGTTAGAGCACCGGGCATTGGTACTTGAGACGTAGAGTTACATTCCGCCGCCGGAAATAATTAACATTTTGTTGATGTTATGTCTCACCGAAGGTGATCGCCAATGTAAAACCCGTCGTGCTGGACAAAACTAATAATTAGAACAGCTGAATTGTTCAATGTTTCAAAAATAGAGTAGGTCTGTTACGGATGGAGTACGCGGTGCCATTGATGGCACTAATATCTTAACGGTGCCAACAGATATTCGAGCGCTCGTGTTTTTCAATtccaaaaacttaattagagcgcaaacaCACGACACACTCACacccacagacacacacacaccacgtgGCTGTtgctgggtgtgtgggtgtgtgtgtggtgggtgtgaatgtgtcgtgtgattgcgctctaattaggttttggaaatgatctaccaactagcccaaccacAAGTTCTTTTACGTGTTTTTCAACTTTATCATCAAAGAATATTCGACGTTTATCGACACAAAATGTGCTTCCGGCATGTCCGCCGTTGTCATGCCGAGCAAAACTGTTGCCGGAATGTCGTTCTCCACGAAAGCGTTGCATAGTCCCTGGGttcattttggcgatctgtgacgttatgatgagcatatcgtgacgtcatcacacgatgataTCTTTCATcatcgtgttgacgccaacgccgcgggacgccgacggtcaatttcgcgtttgatgaggcatctgaggctttcgtcgtaaaatagagagatagaaaggaaaagGGCAGCTGCTGTGCTGCAGTCACGTAGGCCCACACACTGGCGATGGATGCTTCCTGGCAGGATGCTACGTGCTGACAGCCAGGTCTCTCAAAAGGGCGTGGCCGTGGGAAGTCGAGCACCAGGACAGGGAGGCGTTGACGGCATTGAACTTGAAGCGCGTCGATTCGAAGCGTTGACGGCGCTGAAGGGCGACCGGGAGCTCTTCGAACCACGTGCGCTCGTCGCTCCGACCTCTGCCGGCTATAGCGCTTGCGAAAGCCGGGCGACCCTGCGGCAGCGTTTATACAAGCGCGAAAATCTATTTCGGTGCCTTGTTCCTCCTCGCTCCCTTTTGACGTCTCTTCCTGCACTTTGACGGGTGTTGTGAGATCTGTCTTTGACGAGCGCCACTCTCGCGCGGCTTTCTTCAGAAAACGCGGCAGCCGCAAAGCCGGGACGCTCCAGATTTCGTGGCcggtcacaaatttttgcgaggTATTTATTGTCCTACTAAGTTCTTTTTCTTATCCACTTATATCATATTACGTACAGTGCGATTTTGATTGTTATAGTTTCATTAAGCTATCATTGCTGTGCTCTAATATAAGTAGTATTTCCAGTGTTATTTCACGTAAAAGTTTGGTATCATCTTCGGGAAGTCAATGTGATTTACATTAAATTAATCTAGCAGTCCAAAGCAACGCACGagctgtgggaaacaccgtggTTTCAGAGGACTACCGCTTCATTTCAAACATATTTTTAATGCACCGTTAATTGTCTTATGTACAcgagcgtttctttctctctttttttattctttcttttttttttttgctggccaaTAGACCGTGTTTTCTTCTTGTACCACAGGACAGCCGCAGCCATGCAGAAAATTAAGGACTCCGAAAAAATGAAGATCTTTGGACTCCAGGCCTTCAGAAAGCACAAGGAGGTACGAAACAACTGCGTACAGTTTTCAACCTGAATATTTCGGCCACACTTGGTTATCGTTTATGCATTGTGTCATTCATAAGAAAGTACGGCCAATATTGATGACTTCTATGGCATTATTGAAAAGTAAAGCTGTCGTAATGACACCAAACAGAAGACGTACTAAAAGTAGTACAAGCCTATGCTCAAAGTCCAGTCGTGATGATGAACAGTTAATGAGTACGTTAAACTAGCAATGCGAAAGGGCGCAATCTCAGTATGCTAAAGGCGTACACGACTACAATGCAAAAGAGGGGAAGATGCAGGCTGGAGGGACAGGCAATTGGTGACTAAGGCATCGATTTTAGGAATAGTGGAAAAGACACGCTGGTCGAATTCTCGGAAAGGAATCAACTACGAGTTAAGATACGCTGGCGAATAgccgcttttttttccctctctttttttcgcGTTGTGATGAGTGTTCAtgtcaacgtaaaaaaaaaaaaaccttcgacATACATTGCACGAAAGATTAATAATGGGTTGAGAAAGGAAAGTAAGAACGCTTCGTAGTATCCTTGGAAAATTGTCGCCATTAGCTTAGAGCGAGTATTATCATTCTTAAAATAGCTTCAGTTAACTGATAATCAGTCAGTCATGCGAGATGCTGTTACTCAAGAAGTCTAGTGCGAAGGTTGCGTTTCTTTTGTCTTCCAGCGAATTGAAGTTAAGTTTTTTGGGTAGCCATACATGGTACGCAAAGACAGACTCGCAAAAGCGTTCTCGAGCAGAACGAGAAGGACGGCAGTGGAGATAATGtcgtccctcttttttttttacctgtgttCGTGTTTGCGCACCTGTCTTCCCGTACAGCGACATGTATTTACTTGTTGCAAAGTACTCAATAACGAAACTTCTTGGAGGAAATCAACATGCGCTTATTGTGTTACGTGTATTTCGGTCCTGCAGGTGATCCCTCTTGTCGCGATCATCTCAGTGGCCACCCTCGGTTGCATCGGCTTCAGCATGTACACGATGACCAAGCCGGATGTCCAGTGAGTTTGAGACATGATTATTGGggcggaaatatatatatatatatatataatttagaATTTTAGAATTCAGTTGGTAATAAAGTTAGTGTTCCTATCAGTATTTCATGTACAGCCCCTTGAAACTGCATAGTTAATGTAAACGTTGTTTTCCTGTTTATATTAATAGCTTGTCTTAGTAGAATGTTCGTATTTCTTGTTCATTTTGTGTGTGTCCATGTTCTTTGCAATGTGAATATGGTTTCATTTATTTCCATTTTTAAACTGCGCTCCAAGTTGAACACACTTCTGCATAGGCCCGAGGATGACCTACAGcattgtaaaataaataaatgaatacagCAAGATCATGTCATACAGAGCAGGGACAGGATACACGAGATGTAATTGCAATACAGAACCAGCCGTTTCTTTATCAATATTCACTAATGCTtatagcatgtttttttttattacacagGCATGTAAAGACACTGCGGCAACAAACCAACTGTTTTATGTTGCGCTATGCAGCAATTActaagtgtgtgtgtgtcaccATTAAATCATCCATGTTTTCAACGTGCATCATCACGCATTATTATAGACACCATCCGTCCATCTTTCGCAGACACATTTTCGGCGTGAATGCCGTTTTTCGCAAATGACTAATAGCACATTATATGAAGTGGAATTTGGAAAAGTAAATAAAGGGCCACGTTTCAGTAACATTAAATCAGTTGGTAGTTCGCACTCTCTGTCCATGTCCAATGTGTTCAATGGAGTAAACGTTTACCTAGCTACACTGTGCGAAGCACGATATGAAAGAGGTTCTAGCAGTCCATCCGCGTGACCCACATTCGCAGCACGACTTATTGCAGATGTGGTTTTGTTTTGCTCATCTC
This window of the Rhipicephalus sanguineus isolate Rsan-2018 unplaced genomic scaffold, BIME_Rsan_1.4 Seq244, whole genome shotgun sequence genome carries:
- the LOC119376841 gene encoding normal mucosa of esophagus-specific gene 1 protein-like — its product is MQKIKDSEKMKIFGLQAFRKHKEVIPLVAIISVATLGCIGFSMYTMTKPDVQCSRKDKIPSWMRYMRRQDTKALHNGQKLEA